A genomic segment from Alteribacillus bidgolensis encodes:
- the thiS gene encoding sulfur carrier protein ThiS: MKLIINGTTKEIPDNNSTVTLLLSHLQIGQKKAVVERNGNILVKEQHDNEPVKDGDKFEIVHFVGGG; encoded by the coding sequence TTGAAACTAATCATTAACGGCACGACAAAAGAAATACCTGATAATAATTCCACTGTGACATTACTGCTCAGCCATCTACAAATCGGTCAAAAAAAAGCTGTAGTAGAAAGAAATGGAAATATTTTAGTCAAAGAACAACATGACAATGAACCCGTGAAGGACGGGGATAAATTTGAAATAGTTCATTTCGTTGGAGGAGGATAA
- a CDS encoding thiazole synthase, producing MLNIGPYTFQSRLFLGTGKYASGEVQKQAVEASETGVLTFAVRRMNIFDDSQPDPFESMDLSGFKLLPNTAGAKTAEEAVRIAKMAQAANMCDMIKVEVIGCDKTLLPDPIETIKATEMLLDEGFIVLPYTSDDVVLARRLQELGIHAVMPGASPIGTGLGIINPYNLSHIIEQAEVPVIVDAGIGSPKDASYAMELGADGVLLNTAVSGAGDPLKMAEAMKYAVEAGRLGFEAERIEKKMYAQASSPVEGMSKL from the coding sequence ATGTTAAATATCGGTCCATATACTTTTCAGTCGAGGTTATTTCTAGGAACCGGAAAATATGCTAGCGGGGAAGTGCAAAAGCAGGCGGTAGAGGCTTCTGAAACGGGAGTGCTTACGTTTGCCGTAAGACGAATGAATATATTTGATGACAGTCAGCCAGACCCATTTGAAAGCATGGATCTCAGCGGGTTTAAACTGCTGCCAAATACTGCAGGTGCAAAAACAGCAGAAGAAGCTGTACGAATTGCAAAAATGGCTCAAGCAGCTAATATGTGTGACATGATTAAAGTAGAAGTTATTGGGTGTGACAAGACGCTTTTACCTGACCCGATAGAAACGATAAAAGCTACAGAAATGCTGCTTGACGAAGGTTTTATTGTTCTTCCTTATACGTCTGATGATGTTGTACTGGCCAGACGTCTGCAGGAGCTTGGCATTCATGCCGTTATGCCTGGCGCCTCCCCAATAGGTACTGGGCTTGGGATTATAAATCCATATAATTTATCTCACATTATCGAACAAGCTGAAGTTCCTGTTATTGTCGATGCTGGGATTGGCAGCCCTAAAGATGCCTCTTACGCAATGGAACTAGGAGCTGACGGGGTACTATTAAACACTGCAGTGTCTGGAGCTGGAGATCCTTTGAAAATGGCGGAAGCAATGAAATATGCAGTGGAAGCTGGCCGTTTAGGATTTGAAGCGGAACGTATTGAAAAGAAAATGTATGCCCAAGCAAGCAGTCCGGTTGAAGGAATGAGCAAGCTTTGA
- a CDS encoding ThiF family adenylyltransferase: protein MESRYSRQELFYGIGKTGQQLLNTKHAVIVGAGALGSSAAETLVRAGVGKITIIDRDFVEYSNLNRQQLYTEQDARVKLPKAEAAKNRLQAINTETEIISVTGEADFFVLEQALPADLFIDALDNFDTRMLINDFCQKHGLPWIYGACVGSYGITFTILPQNTPCLHCLMEDIPLDGETCDTAGIIAPAVQMVSSHQSTEALKILTENWSALRMKLLSFNLWNNESSAIDVKLLKKEDCPSCGKEASYPFLEYKNRAKTEVLCGRNAVQVRPAEQQYLALPDLKKRYSKAIQQENKHLIVLNLEGKRFVIFQDGRTIIHGENDKSRARVLYQRYIGG from the coding sequence ATGGAGAGCCGTTATTCCAGGCAAGAACTCTTTTATGGAATCGGTAAAACTGGCCAGCAGCTCTTAAATACCAAGCACGCAGTCATTGTTGGAGCCGGAGCACTAGGAAGTTCAGCCGCAGAAACACTAGTACGAGCAGGAGTTGGGAAAATTACGATTATTGATCGTGATTTCGTTGAATACAGCAACTTGAACCGTCAGCAGCTTTATACTGAACAAGATGCAAGAGTAAAACTGCCAAAAGCAGAAGCAGCTAAAAATAGATTGCAAGCAATAAATACGGAAACAGAGATAATAAGTGTTACAGGAGAGGCTGACTTTTTTGTATTAGAGCAAGCACTTCCAGCAGATTTGTTTATTGATGCGCTGGACAATTTTGATACGAGAATGCTTATTAATGATTTTTGTCAAAAACATGGCCTGCCATGGATATACGGAGCTTGTGTGGGCAGCTATGGCATTACTTTTACTATTCTGCCTCAAAACACCCCTTGCCTTCATTGTTTAATGGAAGATATTCCACTTGATGGGGAAACGTGTGATACAGCAGGGATTATTGCGCCGGCCGTACAAATGGTCAGTTCGCATCAATCCACAGAAGCGCTGAAAATTTTAACAGAAAACTGGTCTGCCTTACGAATGAAATTATTATCATTTAACCTTTGGAACAATGAATCTTCTGCTATTGATGTTAAGTTGTTAAAAAAAGAGGACTGTCCATCTTGCGGTAAAGAAGCCTCATATCCATTTTTGGAATACAAAAACCGTGCAAAAACAGAGGTGTTATGCGGGCGTAATGCCGTACAAGTCCGGCCGGCAGAACAGCAATACCTGGCATTACCTGATTTAAAAAAGAGATATTCAAAAGCCATTCAACAAGAAAATAAACATCTTATTGTCCTAAATCTTGAGGGCAAACGATTTGTTATTTTTCAGGACGGCAGAACGATCATACACGGAGAAAACGATAAATCCAGAGCTCGGGTCTTGTATCAAAGATATATAGGTGGATGA
- a CDS encoding NAD-dependent epimerase/dehydratase family protein, producing the protein MNIIVAGGDGFCGWPTALYLSKQGHDVSIIDNLVRRKYDDELRSNSITPIASLEERVQKWKELTGNEIRTYEGDLNHYDFLKEVLKREKPEAFVHFAEQRSAPYSMIDREHAIYTQVNNVVGTLNVLYGIKEVVPDCHLIKLGTMGEYGTPNIPIEEGYLEVEHKGRKDVLPYPKQPGSFYHLSKVHDSHNIMFTCKIWGIRATDLNQGIVYGLDTDETQMDPVLANRLDYDGVFGTALNRFIIQSTIGHDLTVYGEGGQTRGFLNIRDTVRCIEIAAENPADKGEFRVFNQFTEEFTVLDLANKVQKVAKEEGYTIDVAHLENPRVELENHFYEAVNTKLRDLGLEPHLLTDEVIREILKTVVNHKDRVIKENVLPNVTWK; encoded by the coding sequence GTGAATATTATCGTTGCTGGCGGAGATGGATTTTGTGGATGGCCCACGGCCTTGTATTTATCAAAACAAGGGCATGATGTGTCAATTATTGACAATCTGGTAAGAAGAAAATATGACGATGAGTTAAGGTCAAACTCAATTACTCCAATTGCTTCATTAGAAGAGCGTGTTCAAAAATGGAAAGAACTAACTGGTAATGAAATCCGTACATACGAAGGCGATCTCAACCATTACGACTTCTTAAAGGAAGTACTTAAGCGCGAGAAGCCAGAGGCATTCGTCCATTTTGCCGAGCAGCGTTCAGCTCCTTACTCCATGATTGACCGTGAACATGCTATATATACCCAAGTTAATAATGTTGTAGGCACCTTAAACGTTTTATATGGCATCAAAGAAGTAGTTCCTGACTGTCATTTGATTAAACTGGGGACAATGGGAGAGTACGGAACTCCAAATATTCCAATTGAAGAGGGTTATTTAGAAGTGGAGCATAAAGGGCGTAAAGATGTCCTACCTTACCCAAAACAGCCAGGCTCTTTTTACCACCTTTCCAAAGTGCACGACAGCCATAATATAATGTTTACATGTAAAATTTGGGGGATACGAGCAACAGATTTAAACCAGGGAATTGTTTACGGTCTTGATACCGATGAAACACAAATGGATCCAGTTTTAGCTAACCGTCTCGACTATGATGGGGTGTTTGGAACAGCTTTAAACCGTTTTATTATTCAGTCTACGATTGGACATGATCTCACTGTATATGGAGAAGGCGGACAAACTCGTGGCTTCCTTAATATAAGAGATACCGTTAGATGCATTGAAATCGCAGCAGAAAACCCTGCTGATAAAGGAGAATTCCGCGTATTTAACCAATTCACAGAAGAGTTCACTGTTTTAGATCTTGCCAATAAGGTTCAAAAAGTTGCAAAAGAAGAAGGTTATACCATAGATGTGGCGCATTTGGAAAACCCTCGGGTAGAGCTTGAAAATCATTTCTATGAAGCAGTTAATACCAAGCTGAGAGATCTTGGACTTGAACCTCATCTTTTAACTGATGAAGTTATTCGTGAAATTTTAAAAACGGTAGTGAACCATAAAGACCGGGTTATTAAAGAAAATGTATTACCAAACGTTACGTGGAAATAA
- a CDS encoding glycosyltransferase family 4 protein has product MKIAIVTETFLPSTDGIVTRLTACIRWLLQDGHDVRIIAPDLGVYEFEGAEVKGVPASTLPFYRSKQFALPNPIVRKYLKEYEPDVVHVVNPAILGFSGVRAAKKLEYPLVASYHTNVAQYLDYYNLSLFKGLIWWYFRKLHNEADLNLCTSNTVQQELTERNFYNVHVWQRGVDTEMFHPQNYDSSIREKLTDGQPDRKLLLYVGRLAAEKEIEKLKHVLDTSEEFTLAIVGDGPHREALEKHFEGTKTVFTGYMHGDQLAKAFASADVFVFPSTTETLGLVILEAMASGLPLVAAKSGPTCEQIEDGRTGLLYDPHKEGDFTETIRCFEDEMLRKRLARNAREDIKALGWSGAAKQLLTLYEETAGINVESQKTQQLT; this is encoded by the coding sequence GTGAAAATTGCTATTGTAACGGAAACGTTTCTTCCCTCTACGGATGGAATAGTTACTAGGCTTACAGCATGTATAAGATGGCTGCTTCAAGACGGGCATGATGTCAGAATTATTGCGCCGGATCTTGGTGTATATGAATTTGAAGGAGCGGAAGTTAAAGGGGTGCCAGCGAGCACTCTTCCTTTTTATCGCTCTAAACAGTTTGCTCTTCCGAACCCGATTGTAAGAAAATATCTGAAAGAATATGAACCTGATGTTGTCCATGTAGTAAACCCTGCTATTCTTGGTTTTTCTGGTGTAAGAGCCGCAAAAAAGCTTGAGTATCCATTAGTAGCATCTTATCATACGAATGTAGCTCAATATTTAGATTACTATAACCTCTCCCTATTTAAAGGTTTAATATGGTGGTATTTTCGAAAACTCCACAATGAAGCGGATTTGAATTTATGTACCTCTAATACAGTGCAACAGGAACTTACAGAACGTAATTTCTATAACGTGCATGTCTGGCAGCGAGGCGTTGATACGGAAATGTTTCATCCGCAAAACTATGATTCCTCGATTCGTGAGAAGCTTACAGACGGACAGCCGGATCGAAAGCTTCTTCTGTATGTAGGAAGACTTGCCGCAGAAAAGGAAATTGAAAAGCTTAAACACGTATTAGATACGTCTGAAGAATTTACTCTTGCTATTGTAGGAGACGGACCGCACCGAGAAGCGTTGGAAAAACATTTTGAAGGGACAAAAACTGTTTTTACCGGCTATATGCATGGAGATCAATTAGCCAAAGCTTTTGCCTCTGCTGATGTGTTTGTTTTTCCATCTACGACAGAAACACTTGGACTCGTTATTTTAGAGGCTATGGCTTCTGGTCTTCCTTTAGTTGCTGCGAAAAGCGGGCCGACTTGTGAACAGATCGAAGACGGCAGGACAGGTTTGTTGTATGATCCGCATAAAGAAGGAGATTTCACGGAAACTATCCGTTGTTTTGAAGATGAAATGCTGCGTAAAAGGCTTGCGAGAAATGCAAGAGAAGATATTAAGGCGTTAGGCTGGTCTGGAGCAGCAAAGCAGCTGCTTACACTCTATGAGGAAACTGCAGGAATAAACGTGGAAAGCCAAAAAACCCAACAACTGACATAG
- a CDS encoding GtrA family protein — protein MKRNKIMRGPFQFMQFSVIGLTNAGVDIGTLNLLLILFPTDDRGMLALFNTIAYSLAVANSYYWNAHITFRHSAEGNNRQRLAFIVQGVVSLGVNNFVFLGVNQLFQVLEIPRWVRYNTAKGLAMFLSFTASFFMMKFFVFKETKEKNRGKI, from the coding sequence ATGAAAAGAAATAAAATAATGCGTGGACCTTTTCAATTCATGCAGTTTAGTGTGATCGGTCTTACAAACGCAGGTGTGGATATAGGCACTTTAAATCTTCTGCTTATTTTGTTTCCAACAGATGACCGAGGAATGCTGGCTCTTTTTAATACAATTGCTTATTCATTAGCCGTAGCGAACAGCTATTATTGGAATGCTCATATTACATTTCGCCATTCTGCGGAAGGCAACAATCGACAGAGGCTGGCCTTTATTGTTCAGGGCGTAGTAAGCTTAGGCGTAAATAATTTTGTTTTCCTTGGAGTTAACCAGCTGTTCCAGGTTCTTGAAATTCCTCGCTGGGTCCGTTACAATACAGCAAAAGGATTAGCAATGTTTTTATCTTTTACTGCAAGTTTTTTTATGATGAAATTTTTCGTCTTTAAAGAAACAAAGGAAAAGAATAGAGGAAAGATATAG
- a CDS encoding metal ABC transporter substrate-binding protein codes for MRKTFSFIFFSLFLVILAACGNDEKSQETKQTESQEKVEVVTTYSILYDIVKNVGGDQVEVHSIAPIGADPHEYEPLPQDVQKATDADIIFYNGLNLETGNGWFEKLLSTTGKDGKDAPVFEMSKGVEVKYLTSEGNKGEEDPHAWLDVRNGIKYAENARDALIEIDPDHAERYEENAEAYIEELEQLHEKAVEKFNQIPEEERFLVTSEGAFKYFSDAYDFEAGYIWEINAENEGSPDQIRSIVDLIQEKDVKALFVETSIDPRSMEQVSRETDVPIAGEIFTDSLDEPGEDGDTYIKMMEWNMDMIYDSLTE; via the coding sequence TTGAGAAAAACCTTTTCATTCATATTCTTTAGCTTATTTTTGGTGATTCTTGCTGCATGTGGAAATGACGAAAAATCTCAAGAAACTAAACAAACAGAGTCTCAAGAAAAAGTGGAAGTTGTAACAACGTATTCGATTCTATATGACATTGTAAAAAATGTCGGCGGGGACCAAGTCGAGGTACACAGTATTGCACCAATTGGCGCTGATCCTCATGAATATGAACCGCTGCCTCAAGATGTACAAAAAGCAACCGATGCTGATATCATCTTTTATAACGGGTTAAATTTAGAAACTGGAAATGGTTGGTTTGAAAAACTTCTTTCTACAACAGGAAAAGATGGAAAAGATGCACCTGTATTTGAAATGAGCAAAGGTGTTGAAGTAAAGTATTTAACATCAGAAGGAAATAAAGGAGAAGAAGATCCACATGCATGGCTGGATGTACGTAATGGTATAAAATACGCTGAAAATGCACGGGATGCTCTAATCGAAATCGATCCTGATCATGCCGAACGATATGAGGAAAATGCGGAGGCATACATCGAAGAATTAGAACAGTTACACGAAAAAGCTGTGGAGAAATTCAATCAAATTCCTGAAGAAGAGCGCTTTTTAGTAACAAGCGAAGGGGCTTTCAAATATTTTTCTGATGCGTATGATTTTGAAGCAGGCTACATTTGGGAAATTAACGCAGAAAACGAAGGAAGTCCAGATCAAATTCGAAGCATTGTTGATCTAATTCAAGAAAAAGACGTGAAAGCTCTCTTTGTCGAAACAAGTATCGATCCACGCAGTATGGAGCAAGTCTCTAGAGAAACCGATGTTCCCATCGCCGGAGAAATTTTTACTGATTCACTCGATGAACCGGGGGAAGATGGCGATACGTACATTAAAATGATGGAATGGAATATGGACATGATTTATGATTCCCTAACAGAATAG
- a CDS encoding metal ABC transporter permease: MIDFIETIGQYEFLQKALLTSIMVGIICGVIGCFIILRGMALMGEAISHAVLPGVAISYMLGINFFFGAVLTGVLTAIGIGFVSQNSRIKHDTSIGILFTAAFALGIILITMMKSSTDLYHILFGNVLAVKPSDMWLTLIIGCIVLITIYLFYKELLITSFDPTMAQAYGLSTKMIHYALMTLLTMVTVASLQTVGIVLVVAMLITPAATAYLLTNRLWIMIFLSAGVGVVSSVIGLYLSFIYNLSSGATIVLTATLLFTIAFFFSPKHGLVWRWIKVKRNRAALAD, from the coding sequence ATGATCGACTTTATAGAAACCATTGGACAGTATGAATTCTTGCAAAAAGCGTTATTAACATCGATTATGGTCGGGATTATTTGCGGTGTCATCGGCTGCTTCATTATATTACGCGGCATGGCGTTAATGGGCGAAGCCATCTCTCATGCTGTTTTACCAGGGGTTGCGATATCTTATATGCTCGGGATTAACTTCTTTTTCGGTGCGGTATTAACCGGTGTTTTAACAGCCATCGGAATCGGGTTTGTCAGCCAAAATAGCCGTATTAAACATGACACATCGATTGGGATTCTATTTACCGCTGCATTTGCACTTGGAATTATTTTAATCACCATGATGAAAAGCAGCACCGATCTTTATCACATTTTGTTTGGCAACGTCTTAGCAGTAAAACCATCCGATATGTGGCTGACCTTAATCATTGGATGCATCGTTCTTATAACCATTTACCTTTTTTACAAAGAACTGCTTATCACATCATTTGATCCAACGATGGCACAGGCGTATGGTCTTTCCACGAAGATGATTCATTATGCGTTAATGACACTTCTAACCATGGTTACGGTTGCTTCTTTACAAACCGTTGGGATTGTTTTAGTGGTGGCGATGCTGATCACACCAGCCGCTACAGCATATCTATTGACCAATCGTTTATGGATCATGATTTTTCTTTCGGCAGGAGTCGGGGTTGTTTCCTCGGTCATCGGCCTGTACTTAAGCTTTATATATAACTTATCGTCGGGTGCAACGATTGTACTCACGGCAACGCTGCTGTTCACGATTGCTTTCTTCTTTTCACCAAAACATGGCCTTGTGTGGCGGTGGATTAAGGTAAAAAGAAATCGAGCTGCGCTAGCAGATTAA
- a CDS encoding metal ABC transporter ATP-binding protein, protein MNIALSVSDLHVSYYGNEAITNVNFTIEKGNLVGIIGPNGAGKSTLLKALLSLIPIDKGNIRICGKQIHEIRKKVAYVPQRNDIDWDFPITVLDAVLIGTYPKLGLLKRPKKKEKEWAYECLEQVHMENFAHRQIGELSGGQQQRVFLARALAQKSELFFLDEPFVGVDVSSEKTIINVLKELRDEGKTVFVVHHDLSKAHSYFDQLVLINKELIECGEVESVFRPEVMAKAYKDQFSFLNEVGINV, encoded by the coding sequence ATGAATATTGCCTTGTCAGTAAGCGATTTGCACGTATCCTATTACGGAAATGAGGCGATTACAAACGTTAATTTTACGATTGAAAAAGGCAACCTAGTTGGTATTATTGGCCCGAATGGAGCAGGAAAATCAACATTATTAAAAGCATTGCTGAGCCTTATTCCGATCGATAAAGGAAACATCAGAATATGCGGAAAGCAAATCCATGAAATAAGAAAAAAAGTGGCGTATGTTCCACAACGTAATGACATTGATTGGGATTTTCCGATTACGGTTCTTGATGCAGTCCTTATTGGTACCTATCCGAAGTTAGGCCTATTAAAACGTCCAAAAAAGAAGGAAAAAGAATGGGCCTATGAATGCTTAGAACAAGTTCATATGGAGAATTTCGCTCATCGGCAAATTGGGGAGTTGTCTGGCGGACAACAGCAGCGAGTCTTTTTAGCTCGAGCACTGGCGCAAAAATCAGAACTGTTTTTCCTTGATGAACCCTTTGTTGGTGTAGACGTTTCGAGTGAAAAGACGATTATCAACGTTTTAAAAGAGCTGCGTGATGAAGGAAAAACCGTATTTGTCGTCCATCACGATTTAAGCAAAGCGCATTCTTATTTCGATCAACTGGTGTTAATTAATAAAGAATTAATTGAATGCGGAGAAGTGGAAAGTGTGTTCCGTCCTGAAGTGATGGCAAAAGCGTATAAAGATCAATTTTCATTCCTAAATGAAGTGGGGATCAACGTATGA
- a CDS encoding glycerate kinase, whose protein sequence is MKIVIAPDSFKESMTALEAAQSIEKGFKDFLGEKITAALIPMADGGEGTTRSMADALNGTIHTKTVTGPNGNKVQADYAILEEKNTAVMEMAEASGIGLTAKEKRNPLKATTYGTGELIKAALDHGVDKIILGIGGSATNDGGAGMVQALGGKLLDADNNELEAGGSALSQLRKIDVSDFDKRLAKTSIVTACDVNNPLTGPNGASAVYGPQKGADEKMVALLDDALHHFAEVIRSDIGRDVENLPGAGAAGGLGAGLTAFLNASLEPGIDIVLKETNFYEKVKGAELIITGEGKIDHQTVYGKTPIGVAKASAKSTNAPVIALCGQLGQGYEAVFSHGITAAFSIMPGPESAEAAMANGKEYISKLARNIAAVKFSDR, encoded by the coding sequence ATGAAAATAGTTATAGCACCTGATTCATTTAAGGAAAGTATGACGGCTCTTGAAGCTGCACAAAGCATTGAGAAAGGGTTCAAAGATTTCTTAGGCGAAAAAATCACAGCTGCGTTAATTCCGATGGCAGATGGAGGAGAGGGAACGACTCGTTCAATGGCAGATGCCTTAAACGGAACGATACATACAAAAACCGTCACGGGTCCAAATGGTAACAAAGTACAAGCAGACTATGCGATTCTCGAAGAAAAAAATACAGCTGTTATGGAAATGGCAGAGGCTTCTGGGATCGGATTGACAGCTAAGGAAAAACGAAATCCTCTAAAAGCTACTACTTACGGCACAGGAGAACTTATCAAAGCTGCACTTGATCATGGCGTAGACAAAATTATCCTAGGAATAGGAGGAAGTGCAACAAATGACGGTGGAGCAGGGATGGTGCAAGCTCTTGGCGGAAAGCTATTGGATGCTGATAATAATGAATTAGAAGCTGGAGGAAGCGCACTTTCTCAATTAAGAAAAATTGATGTGTCTGATTTCGATAAGCGTCTTGCAAAGACAAGCATTGTTACCGCGTGTGATGTAAATAATCCTCTTACGGGTCCAAACGGAGCTAGTGCTGTTTATGGCCCTCAAAAAGGAGCCGATGAGAAAATGGTGGCATTATTGGATGATGCATTGCATCACTTTGCAGAGGTTATTCGCTCTGATATTGGCAGAGATGTGGAGAATCTTCCTGGAGCTGGGGCAGCAGGGGGCCTCGGGGCTGGGTTGACTGCTTTTTTAAATGCTTCTCTTGAACCTGGAATAGACATTGTTCTGAAAGAAACAAACTTTTATGAGAAAGTAAAAGGGGCCGAGCTTATTATTACAGGAGAGGGAAAAATAGACCATCAAACAGTTTATGGAAAAACCCCGATTGGAGTAGCGAAAGCTTCTGCTAAAAGCACAAACGCCCCTGTCATTGCATTGTGCGGACAACTAGGACAAGGATATGAAGCCGTTTTTTCACATGGCATTACGGCTGCCTTTAGTATTATGCCAGGACCGGAAAGTGCAGAGGCAGCAATGGCTAATGGGAAAGAGTATATATCTAAACTTGCTAGAAATATAGCAGCGGTTAAATTTTCTGATCGTTAA
- the cls gene encoding cardiolipin synthase yields MDVISVLISFLFFINFIFAGIIIFLERRDATSTWAWLMVLFFIPFLGFILYLVFGQNMSRKRLFDWEDIKKIGIEDLIKEQIESLRDQRFHFSDPDSREYRDLIYMQLVNNDALLTQDNEVDLFTDGKEKFDQLINDIENAKDHIHLQYYIFRFDNLGSRLLQALTKKAKEGVKVRVLYDEMGSRSLSKKVFRSLKEAGGEVEIFFPKRIPFINLRLNYRNHRKLVIIDGKIGYVGGFNVGDEYLGLNPKFGYWRDTHLRMRGQGVKAIQTRFILDWNQATHHHYIHYDERYFPFMEAAGDMAAQIVSSGPDSEWEQIKNGYIKMITSTKESVYIQTPYFIPDQSLMDALRIAALSGKDVRIMIPNKPDHPFVYWATLSHIGDLLKTGARVFIYENGFIHAKTIVVDGKVGSVGTANIDVRSFRLNFEVNVFLYHRPTVERLALIFEQDMEHSRELTFTEYKKRSLWIRFKESISHLLSPIL; encoded by the coding sequence ATGGACGTAATCTCAGTTTTAATTAGTTTTCTGTTTTTTATAAATTTCATATTTGCAGGAATCATTATTTTTTTAGAACGAAGAGATGCTACATCAACATGGGCCTGGCTTATGGTTTTGTTTTTTATCCCTTTTCTTGGATTTATCCTGTATTTAGTATTTGGGCAAAACATGAGCAGAAAAAGGCTGTTCGATTGGGAAGACATTAAAAAAATCGGTATTGAAGACTTGATAAAAGAACAAATTGAATCTCTTCGTGATCAGCGTTTTCATTTTTCTGACCCTGACTCCCGTGAATACAGAGATCTTATATACATGCAGCTTGTTAACAATGACGCCCTTCTTACACAAGATAATGAAGTTGATTTATTTACAGACGGAAAAGAAAAGTTTGATCAGCTGATAAACGATATCGAAAATGCAAAAGATCATATCCACCTTCAATATTATATTTTTCGATTCGATAATCTCGGATCCAGGTTATTACAGGCTTTAACAAAAAAAGCAAAAGAAGGCGTTAAAGTTCGAGTATTGTACGATGAAATGGGATCTAGAAGCCTTTCTAAAAAAGTCTTTCGATCCCTTAAAGAGGCGGGCGGAGAAGTGGAAATTTTCTTTCCCAAACGCATTCCTTTTATTAACCTTCGATTAAATTACCGCAACCACCGGAAATTAGTCATTATTGATGGAAAAATCGGATATGTCGGAGGTTTTAATGTAGGGGATGAATACCTTGGTCTTAATCCAAAGTTTGGTTATTGGAGAGATACCCACCTTCGTATGAGAGGCCAAGGAGTAAAAGCTATACAAACTAGATTTATCTTAGACTGGAATCAAGCAACTCATCATCATTATATTCACTATGATGAACGGTATTTTCCGTTCATGGAAGCAGCGGGCGATATGGCTGCTCAAATTGTATCCAGCGGCCCTGATTCAGAATGGGAACAGATTAAAAATGGCTATATTAAAATGATTACCTCTACAAAAGAATCGGTATATATTCAAACTCCTTATTTTATTCCAGACCAGAGTTTAATGGATGCATTGCGGATTGCAGCCTTATCTGGAAAAGACGTTCGAATAATGATTCCTAATAAACCAGACCATCCTTTCGTTTACTGGGCTACGCTCTCTCATATAGGTGATTTGTTAAAGACAGGAGCAAGGGTCTTCATTTATGAAAATGGATTTATTCATGCAAAAACGATTGTAGTGGATGGCAAAGTGGGTTCTGTCGGTACTGCTAACATTGATGTTAGAAGTTTTCGGCTGAACTTTGAAGTTAATGTCTTTTTGTATCATAGACCAACCGTAGAACGACTAGCTTTAATTTTTGAACAGGATATGGAACATTCAAGAGAACTAACATTCACTGAATATAAAAAACGTTCGTTATGGATACGTTTCAAAGAATCCATTTCGCACTTATTATCTCCTATATTGTAA